The proteins below are encoded in one region of Juglans microcarpa x Juglans regia isolate MS1-56 chromosome 4D, Jm3101_v1.0, whole genome shotgun sequence:
- the LOC121260145 gene encoding uncharacterized mitochondrial protein AtMg00820-like has translation MVTPSQAGIRKPNLKYAHYHIVVDLPKEPKTIHSALNHDGWTKALQDEIQALQDNNTWTLVPHSPHMDVIGCKWVFTTKINVDSTLNQLKARLVVKGFHQIDGVNYTETFSPVIKLGTIRIILSIALVCHRDIRQLDIIMPSSMVISKRTCLFTNLQVLSILLFLLMFAS, from the coding sequence ATGGTAACCCCCTCTCAGGCTGGGATCCGCAAACCCAACCTAAAGTACGCCCACTATCACATAGTTGTTGACCTTCCCAAGGAACCAAAGACAATACACTCTGCCCTTAACCATGATGGCTGGACCAAAGCACTACAAGATGAGATCCAAGCTCTCCAAGACAACAATACTTGGACACTCGTGCCTCATTCCCCTCACATGGATGTTATTGGTTGCAAGTGGGTCTTCACGACCAAAATCAATGTCGACAGTACTCTTAATCAGTTGAAAGCTCGCCTTGTTGTCAAGGGCTTCCACCAAATTGATGGTGTCAATTATACAGAGACATTCTCTCCTGTAATCAAGCTCGGAACCATCCGGATCATTCTCAGTATTGCCCTTGTTTGCCATCGGGATATTCGCCAACTCGATATCATAATGCCTTCCTCCATGGTGATCTCCAAGAGGACGTGTTTATTTACCAATCTCCAGGTTTTATCCAtcctactttttcttcttatgtttGCAAGTTAA